A single Agrococcus sp. ARC_14 DNA region contains:
- a CDS encoding HAD-IA family hydrolase, whose amino-acid sequence MPYDAVLFDMDGVVTQTATVHSAAWKQLFDEVLQDPRLSSGAAIRPFDEDEDYRRYVDGRQREDGVVAFLASRGVRLPGGNTDDAPGEWSVYGLGARKNALFLEAVRRDGVAAYPGTVALLERLRSGGVPVGLVTASRNALASLTAAGLDVEFDVIVDGQTAAEEQLPGKPDPAMFLEAARRLGVPPGRTAVVEDAVSGVQAARRGGFGLVVGVERTGNREQLERAGADVVVGDVSELDLGATRTDPWTLVYEAFDPAHEGHREALMALGNGYMTTRGARPEHRDDGVHYPGTYLAGVYNRAAGVIHGRELEEEHLVNVPDWLPLDVRIGDGPWWSTGEVGVSAERSELDLRRGVLTRRAALVGQAGERLAIVQRRLVSMHNPHLAGLETTITADGFSGIVSVRVGVDAAVTNGNVRAYASTRHLTDPVFAETGDGTVLCEVSTVQSRIGIALAVRTRIGGGAAVTPHAAERDGGAHWRQFDLRLADGQPVTIDKTAAVATSRDGAIASPGTAALTELSRHDGDFDALLAEHEAAWRRLWDRFAVTLDSDRQSRLILNLHVFHLLQTVSAHSGVLDAGVPARGLHGEGYRGHIFWDELFVVPVIGMRRPQLGQALLEYRWRRLDAARAAARAQSLEGALFPWQSGSDGREETPAQLYNARSGRWMPDNSTRQRHVGLAVAFNAWQHFQATGDRDWLAARGAELIVEVTRMFASSASWEPATDRYHIEGVMGPDEYHDGYPDAPGAGLRDNAYTNVLLSWLCDRAADALGELQGHPGNDLADRLRITPAEIRQWSRLGSRLAVPFHADGVISQFEGYEDLLELDWPRYRAAYGNIGRLDLILEAEHDMTNRYKLSKQADVLMLIYLLGPAGVLDQLHRLGYQCTEQELERTVAYYLPRTADGSTLSRVVHASVLSRFDEVRAWSTFREALVADLDDTQGGTTREGIHLGAMSGTIDIVIRAFAGLRTEANALTFDPRLPAHLGRARFQVGYRGHRIDVSVRADLLSVSLQPCNAPPVRVGVTGRYALLAGGEAREFPLAPRMRPEGVAGAPT is encoded by the coding sequence GTGCCCTACGACGCGGTGCTGTTCGACATGGATGGGGTGGTCACCCAGACCGCGACCGTGCACTCGGCGGCGTGGAAGCAGCTCTTCGATGAGGTCCTCCAGGACCCCCGACTCTCGAGCGGTGCCGCAATTCGGCCGTTCGACGAGGATGAGGACTACCGGCGCTACGTCGACGGGAGGCAAAGAGAGGATGGAGTCGTCGCATTCCTCGCCTCACGTGGTGTCCGCCTGCCCGGCGGCAACACGGACGACGCGCCGGGGGAGTGGTCGGTCTACGGGCTCGGCGCCCGCAAGAACGCACTGTTCCTCGAGGCGGTGCGCCGCGACGGCGTCGCTGCCTACCCGGGAACGGTGGCCCTGCTGGAACGCCTGCGGTCCGGAGGGGTTCCCGTCGGTCTCGTCACAGCCAGCCGGAACGCCCTCGCTTCGCTCACCGCCGCGGGGCTCGATGTCGAGTTCGACGTGATCGTCGACGGGCAGACTGCAGCCGAGGAGCAGCTGCCCGGGAAGCCGGATCCGGCGATGTTCCTCGAGGCAGCGCGCCGTCTCGGTGTGCCACCCGGACGCACTGCGGTCGTCGAGGACGCCGTCTCCGGGGTCCAGGCCGCCCGCCGCGGCGGTTTCGGGCTGGTAGTCGGCGTCGAGCGGACAGGGAACCGCGAGCAGCTGGAGCGGGCCGGCGCCGACGTGGTGGTCGGGGACGTCTCGGAACTGGACTTGGGCGCCACTCGCACCGACCCCTGGACACTGGTCTACGAGGCCTTCGATCCAGCGCACGAGGGCCACCGCGAAGCGCTGATGGCCCTGGGCAACGGATACATGACCACCCGTGGGGCGCGTCCGGAGCACCGCGATGACGGCGTGCACTATCCCGGCACGTACTTGGCCGGGGTCTACAACCGCGCTGCCGGCGTGATCCACGGTCGCGAGCTCGAAGAGGAGCACCTGGTCAACGTCCCCGACTGGCTGCCACTGGACGTCCGTATCGGCGACGGTCCGTGGTGGTCGACCGGGGAGGTCGGAGTCTCCGCCGAGCGGAGCGAACTCGACCTGCGTCGGGGTGTCCTCACACGCCGAGCCGCACTGGTCGGGCAGGCCGGGGAACGACTCGCCATCGTCCAGCGGCGGCTCGTCTCCATGCACAACCCGCACCTTGCGGGCCTGGAGACCACCATCACGGCCGACGGCTTCAGCGGCATCGTCAGCGTTCGGGTCGGCGTCGACGCAGCCGTGACGAACGGCAACGTCCGCGCCTATGCCAGCACGCGGCATCTGACCGATCCTGTCTTCGCGGAGACGGGCGACGGCACCGTCCTGTGCGAGGTGAGCACCGTGCAGAGCCGGATCGGCATCGCCCTCGCGGTCCGGACGAGGATCGGCGGCGGTGCAGCGGTGACACCGCACGCCGCAGAGCGCGACGGCGGAGCACACTGGCGGCAGTTCGACCTTCGGCTGGCGGACGGGCAGCCGGTCACGATCGACAAGACCGCGGCCGTGGCGACCTCTCGCGACGGTGCCATCGCTTCTCCGGGCACCGCCGCGCTGACCGAGCTCTCCCGCCACGACGGCGACTTCGACGCGCTGCTGGCGGAGCACGAGGCGGCATGGCGGCGCTTGTGGGACCGCTTCGCGGTCACCCTCGATTCCGACCGGCAGTCCCGCCTGATCCTCAACCTGCACGTGTTCCACCTGCTGCAGACGGTCTCCGCACACAGCGGAGTCCTGGATGCCGGTGTGCCTGCTCGGGGACTGCATGGGGAGGGCTACCGCGGGCACATCTTCTGGGACGAGCTGTTCGTCGTGCCCGTCATCGGGATGCGGCGCCCGCAGCTCGGTCAGGCACTCCTGGAGTACCGCTGGCGGCGGTTGGATGCCGCCCGAGCCGCCGCCCGCGCGCAGAGCCTCGAGGGGGCGCTCTTCCCCTGGCAGAGCGGCAGCGACGGCCGAGAGGAGACGCCCGCTCAGCTGTACAACGCCCGCTCCGGCCGATGGATGCCGGACAACTCCACTCGTCAGCGCCATGTCGGACTCGCCGTCGCCTTCAACGCGTGGCAGCACTTCCAAGCTACGGGCGACCGGGACTGGCTTGCCGCCCGCGGTGCGGAGCTCATCGTCGAAGTCACCCGGATGTTCGCGTCGTCGGCCAGCTGGGAGCCGGCCACCGACAGGTACCACATCGAGGGTGTGATGGGACCTGATGAGTACCACGACGGGTACCCGGACGCGCCCGGCGCCGGCCTGCGCGACAACGCCTACACCAACGTGCTGCTGTCCTGGCTCTGCGACCGCGCGGCCGATGCCCTGGGCGAGCTGCAGGGCCATCCCGGCAACGACCTTGCCGACCGGCTGCGCATCACCCCGGCGGAGATCCGCCAGTGGTCCCGGCTCGGCAGCCGTCTCGCTGTGCCCTTCCACGCCGATGGCGTGATCAGTCAGTTCGAAGGCTACGAAGATCTTCTCGAACTCGACTGGCCCCGCTATCGCGCCGCGTACGGCAACATCGGGCGGCTGGACCTGATCCTCGAGGCCGAGCACGACATGACCAACCGGTACAAGCTGTCCAAGCAGGCGGATGTGCTGATGCTGATCTACCTCCTGGGACCCGCAGGCGTGCTCGACCAACTGCATCGGCTCGGCTATCAGTGCACCGAACAGGAGCTGGAGCGCACGGTCGCGTATTACCTCCCACGCACCGCGGACGGCTCGACCCTCAGCCGCGTGGTGCACGCCTCGGTGCTGTCGCGATTCGACGAGGTCCGCGCCTGGTCGACCTTCCGCGAGGCCTTGGTCGCGGACCTGGACGACACGCAAGGCGGCACCACCCGTGAAGGGATCCATCTCGGAGCCATGTCCGGGACGATCGATATCGTGATCCGCGCCTTCGCAGGCCTGCGGACCGAGGCGAACGCGCTGACTTTCGACCCGAGACTGCCCGCCCATCTTGGACGGGCACGCTTCCAGGTCGGATACCGGGGTCATCGGATCGACGTGTCCGTGCGCGCCGATCTGCTGTCGGTCTCTCTGCAGCCGTGCAACGCGCCGCCCGTCCGGGTCGGCGTGACAGGACGCTACGCGCTGCTCGCCGGAGGGGAAGCACGGGAGTTCCCGCTGGCGCCACGCATGCGCCCGGAAGGCGTGGCCGGCGCTCCAACCTGA